ctatggACACATTTGGTAGACTAtaatagacactgtaatgtaatagatattcctATAGCATAACTATTTggttgtttggttatgtttttattacaataaatagttattccttataaatagttattcttcaaaatgaagaataactattccttatcaaaagtactaaatatctattccttcaccttatgtaataactttttaaaaaaatttcctaaaaagccattagttgccatatcttcaaaaggaaagaaaataaattttccttattgttaattattagctctattttgaacaccctaaaataagtgtattttaggaaatttgactttaaaatgatttaattacaccttctttttatactctactaaattgtAGATGCATATTCAAAATTCTATTcctaaatggtcaccaaacGAATAactagtaatacttattacattccaacttaatgtattccttgtaatacttattcctattcccatgtaataatcattacaaTGTACCATACGTGCTCTAtatcattttcctatgtttggtaataaccttaaatgagttgaaaaacaatcttcaaacttcccttatttagcttgctgtgagatagaatagttttcaaaaaaaaaaatagtggaaaacaatctctaaaaataaatcacattttttatgttgaccaaagatagttttccatttacccttttttttttatgctattaaatactagaaaatacagaaaactatttttacacAAGATTTTCCATCAAAATAAATAGAGCAATAGATGCATAATTTCTTTCAAAAGTATATAGTCATTCTTGGGAAGCTTGTTATGATTCGAGCTAACGAAAGCACATTTACgtaagcaaaaaataaaacattctcataaaacaacaatatttaacatggtttggccaaaaaaaatactcaaactACTCTTTGAAGAAACCTACCATCTTCTTCTAAGAGTGTTATCCTCTTCCTTGTGAGAAGATCCTTCAACAAAACTCACTAAACCTTCTTGCAACAGTGCTATTTCTAAGACTACAATTCTATTCCTTAATAGACAAAGAATACTCAATTACCTCTTTAAtcatgaaaaaattttctatagcaaggaaaagtcatttttttcatactaaggaaaatttatttccttccacacaaaggaaacccaaaaacgAAAACAAATCTAAATATGAATCTGAGACAATTTCTAACAAATATTCACATTAACTCAAATTCCATTAAGCAATCTCCCTTCTCTATCATGATAACTTCACCTTAAACCAAGCAAACTTTCCTTGAAGAAGACAATTGTTGTTTCCATGATGAAAGCCAAATTTGCAGATGAATCTTAAATCATTTTTGTACATGTGACAAATATTATGTTCATACCAATATCAATCTTGAGTTTTGATACCAGTTGTTGTGATTTGGAGTTTATGGAAGCACATTAACACaaacatgaaattaaaaattccaTACAAAACAACAATATTTAGCGTTGCTTAGCCAACTTCAAATCTACGTCCATGGGCAATGTTGGAAAAAATCATTGTCGATGATATGAATTATAACTACACTTAATCATACCCCATAAACCAAACTCACAAACTCTCACAAACAATGTTCAAAAACCTTACAAATACCAACAAAACCACTCACTAATACAAATCAACTCACAAGCCTCATGCACGTAGACTCATAATTCCAAAACTCCAGTAGACCTAATAAGTCcctcacacaaaaaataaatacatgcaCACTCAAACTACTCTTCAAAGAAGCTCACTCAATAATCTTCAAAGTCTTATCCCCTCTCCATGTGGGAGAACTTTTAGGAAATAGCCATTAAACTCTACAATAATGCCTATTTATAAGACACCAATTAAATTCCTCCATGGACATTGTATATCCTGTtacttttttaataagaaacttTCATTTCATaccaaagaaaattcaatttcttCCACATCCAaggaaaaattatttccttTCACAACATTTGAAACTCAATAACACCAAATGCAAATAgtaatttgagaaaatttctaataatttttaacaaaataacttGAGAAGGAAAATATCAATAGAACATTGTTAAACAAAAACACATTTATGAGTTTTGGTCAGCATGTATGAAATAAATTAACACctctctcaaataaaaaaatcccaTAATACAACAAACAGGTAATGACAGACATTCACGCATCACAAatcccataaaaataaaatctgtgAGGGAAAAAGTTTATATGGAATTTATACACATGAAGATTGTTAGGAATATAACCGAGACATTCTAATAGGATGTACGAGACCCACTGCATCTTCCAAAGAGAGCAGAAAAAGAACATCCTTGAGTCTTGTTTTCACGTCTAGAACGAGAAGCTGCTGATGATGAATCAATCTCTTTTCTCTTAAGGTCTTGGGTGTGTTTCTGTTCTCCTTTCTCGGTGTTGTACAGGGCACCAGGCTTTCGCTGGAGCATCTTAAGCCGATCGTCCCAAATGAGACCGGACGAGCCTTGCCTCCGGAATGAGACATCTGATCTCTGCAATGTAATCATGGATTGATGTTAAAATCAATCCTTGTGTCTGCTGGtgtcccctttttctttttcttttatgtcgCTCTCAGTTTcttgattatattttttgtaaatactCTCTTCCCTTCTAACTAACTTATTAACGGTTTcttgtttgaattttctatgtttttcttGTCTGTACATGTGATTGGTTTAACATAGAAATTGGCTGAATTTGAGACATATTTGGTTAATTTGTCCAGCCTTCAAATGGTAAATGGTTGACAGATGGATATAAATTAGAATAACTTGTCGCTTTGAATGTTGTTAGGGCTATTATTAGGCGCTAACAACAATGGTCATGGTCGATTAATATTGTACGTTAAAACTGATGGTTATAAAAATCCTGTTGTTCAATCCCTGTAGGCCTATTTTCTAGCCATCAAATATCCCATTATAGCTAACAAAAAGAGGTTCTATTGCACTTAAAAGTATCAGTTAACAAACTCAGTATGCAAAAGCATCATCTcaatttgaaattgatatttgatatatttcatAGTTCACATTATAAGTATTACAAATCTAAAGGTGTATTTAGTGTCaccaaattttaaatgatgacaTGACACCATATACACTCCCATGATCTATATATCAAATGAAAACAAATTTGTAGGCTTCAGCAAAAATTTGACGTATGTAAATCTTCTTGGATGACTCAGAAATATATTTGTGATTGCTGTTGATTgctgaaaaaacaaaattgcgCAGTCCAACTTGtagagaatttaaaattttgttcaaCTAGTAATCTATTTTTTCAACAgtcaaaataattttcatgaAGCTTGACTCTTCGGCTATAACACATTAttaggataggaagaaatttaaTAGTCAATGCTAATAATACTCATATCTCACAGATTGTCTATGTTTTGATACTTTCAGATAATTAAAaccttatactttttttttttgagagaattaaAACGTCATACTTATTATATAAAACTCTCACTTTTATGGGGTCCAGGAGGTGATTAATAGATACttaaattttaatagaaaatcATAAGAGCAGGTACTTAgtaatcaaaagattcatctaAAATATCTGGAAATTCTGCCTGCATCTCACTATCCTTATCCAAGATAGAATTCACGAATGAACTCACAGATGATGAAACTTCCAACATATTATTGTTTGTATGGCCCCCAATGGTTGATCCAACGTCAAAATTCCCAATACCCTCCTCTTGTCCAACTTGATTTAAGCCATATTCATTTCCACTAGCAAAGTTTAATGGGGGTGTTTGGGCGAAAGTTGACGGGTTAGTTGATGATGAGAAACCCGGGAAATGGCGATCTTGCTGTTGCTGAAAGCCTGGGAATGGGAGAGGGTCAGTGATGAGAAACTCGCTCCAATTGAAGGAAGAAGATGGTGCATTTTGCACTTGAGACGGTTGGCAAGAATACGATTGCGGCAGTGGGCTTAATTGGGTGACAttggaagaagatgatgatgaacaaGAAGAGGTAGCTTCATTAAAGAAATGTGGTTGGATGGTCTCCTGGTTAATATTGACTTGTTGAAACTGATGAGACATGAAATCCAATGAGGGAACTATGTTTTCATTATAGGGGCTATTTTGGAATTCCATAGGCATGTTGGTATTTG
This DNA window, taken from Quercus robur chromosome 2, dhQueRobu3.1, whole genome shotgun sequence, encodes the following:
- the LOC126707197 gene encoding transcription factor MYB35, with the translated sequence MGRPPCCDKSNVKRGLWTAEEDAKILAYVSNHGVGNWTLVPKKAGLNRCGKSCRLRWTNYLRSDLKHDGFTPEEEELIINLHKAIGSRWSLIAKRLPGRTDNDVKNYWNTKLRKKLSKMGIDPVTHKPYSQILSDYGNISGILNIGNQIGPLNINKNLNYAPTPKPEPSSVLTSFPNTNMPMEFQNSPYNENIVPSLDFMSHQFQQVNINQETIQPHFFNEATSSCSSSSSSNVTQLSPLPQSYSCQPSQVQNAPSSSFNWSEFLITDPLPFPGFQQQQDRHFPGFSSSTNPSTFAQTPPLNFASGNEYGLNQVGQEEGIGNFDVGSTIGGHTNNNMLEVSSSVSSFVNSILDKDSEMQAEFPDILDESFDY